The region ACCTCATGCTAGATCTGGATGGTATTGTTATCGGTGGTGGAGTAGCCCAGGCCAAAGAACTTCTGCTGAATCAATTAACAGATGTAATAGTTCAGCGTTCACCCTTTTTTTCTGCCCGTGGTTTCAGGCCAAAGGTTGTACTCGCGGAGCTAGGAAATCTTGCTGGGTGCATTGGGGCAATCCGGCTGGCACAAATGGAGAGCAAGTAGAGGCGCTTTGCAAGCCATGAAGAAGCTTAGGGAAAGTCAGCGGGTACGTTACCAACGCCAGTTGGTTATTCCGGAAATTGGCGAGGATGGACAGAAAAGGCTTTTAAACTCGTCGGTGCTAGTGGTTGGAGCCGGGGGGTTGGGTTCTCCAGTAGCTTATTATCTGGCTGCCGCAGGTGTTGGGAAGATTGGATTAATCGATAGCGATCGGGTTGAGCTCTCAAATCTGCAACGGCAGATACTTCATTTTAGCAGCGATTTAGGCATGGCCAAGGTATTATCAGCTCGGTCCAAGCTTGAGAATCTAAACCCGGAGATAGAGGTACTTGCCTACCCAAGGCGACTAGAGACAGTACAAGAGACTCAAGAAATCGTAGCCAAATTTGATGTAATAGTAGGAGCGGTCGACAATTACGAGGCCCGCTACCTTCTTAACGATGCTTGTGTAGCTCAGCGTAAACCTCTCATCGAAGGTGGAGTGCTGCGGTGGGAAGGAATGATAATGACGATTCTTCCTGGCCAAGGACCATGCTATCGCTGCCTATTTCCTGCTCCAATACTGGAAGCAGAGGGAAGGAGGCCAGAGCACGCCGGAGTAATAGGAGTTACTCCGGGGGTAATTGGTACCCTCCAGGCCGCAGAGGCACTAAAGCTTATCATCGGTGCAGGACAGCCGTTAGTGGGGAGGTTGCTGGTATACGATGGCTTAAATGCTAGTTTTAACGAAGTGGAGGTGGCAAGAAACCCCAATTGTCCAGTCTGTGGGGAAATCTAAACTGAACAAATAGGAGAGCGATAACGGTGGACTTTGGGTTTATGGCCACAGGTATTGGTAGCTTACCATATACTGAACCTGAATTGGCCGTGGGCTTGATCTTCAAATACATGCCTAATATTCCTCACTGGCCTCAACTTCCCCGAAGGGGGACTCCTGAGCATTTTGTGCATCAATATCTCAACCCGCTGCTGCGGTTGGGCATACTCGAGGAAGATACCCAAGAGCGGGTAAGCTTCACCTATCAGAGCCAGGGTTGGGAGAATAGGCTTGTGGAAT is a window of Clostridia bacterium DNA encoding:
- a CDS encoding HesA/MoeB/ThiF family protein, with the protein product MKKLRESQRVRYQRQLVIPEIGEDGQKRLLNSSVLVVGAGGLGSPVAYYLAAAGVGKIGLIDSDRVELSNLQRQILHFSSDLGMAKVLSARSKLENLNPEIEVLAYPRRLETVQETQEIVAKFDVIVGAVDNYEARYLLNDACVAQRKPLIEGGVLRWEGMIMTILPGQGPCYRCLFPAPILEAEGRRPEHAGVIGVTPGVIGTLQAAEALKLIIGAGQPLVGRLLVYDGLNASFNEVEVARNPNCPVCGEI